In Vigna radiata var. radiata cultivar VC1973A chromosome 3, Vradiata_ver6, whole genome shotgun sequence, the following proteins share a genomic window:
- the LOC106756971 gene encoding pectinesterase-like: MAMAFNSLYALTLFVSLLLSFFMSISIADNSHAVVPPETLCHSTLDPSYCKFVLANQNGSIYDYCQISVRKSLSQSRKFLNAMYSYLQNPSSLSQPTILALQDCQLLSELNFEYLSKTLDTVDKAKDVLPTSQEDDVHTLLSAVLTNYQTCLDGLQTSASDPRVKNGLLSQLLDDMKLNSVSLYLFTKAWVPENRIWKPHGAIQNDGLPLKMSNKVRAIYDSAKGQGRKLLQTSDDSESVLVSDIVVVSKDGSGNFTTINDAIAAAPNNTAVTDGYFIIIISEGIYQEYVSIAKNKKFLMLIGDGINRTIITGDHNVVDGFTTFNSATFAVVGQGFVGVNITFRNTAGPSKHQAVAVRNGADMSTFYSCSFEGYQDTLYTHSLRQFYRECDIYGTVDFIFGNAAVVLQNCNMYPRLPLSGQFNAITAQGRTDPNQNTGISIQNATIKAAQDLAPTVGTVETYLGRPWKEYSRTVYIQSFMDSLIAPAGWHEWNGSFALSTLYYAEYDNTGPGSNTANRVNWSGFHVIDANDAVNFTVSSFLDGDDWVPRTSIPYQTSL; this comes from the exons ATGGCTATGGCTTTTAACAGCTTGTACGCTCTCACACTCTTTGTTTCCCTTCTGCTATCCTTCTTCATGTCGATTTCCATAGCTGATAATAGCCATGCAGTTGTTCCACCAGAAACCCTATGCCACTCAACCTTGGACCCTTCTTACTGCAAATTTGTTCTTGCTAATCAAAATGGTAGCATATATGACTATTGTCAAATTTCTGTTCGAAAATCCCTGTCCCAGTCTCGTAAGTTCTTGAACGCGATGTACTCATATCTTCAAAATCCCTCCTCTCTCTCCCAACCAACAATCCTTGCTCTTCAAGATTGCCAATTACTTTCTGAACTAAACTTTGAATACTTATCAAAGACACTTGACACTGTCGATAAAGCTAAGGATGTTCTTCCCACCTCTCAAGAAGACGATGTTCACACATTGCTTAGCGCTGTTTTGACAAATTACCAAACTTGTTTAGATGGTCTTCAAACCTCAGCTTCAGATCCAAGAGTGAAGAATGGTCTTCTTTCCCAACTCTTGGATGATATGAAGCTTAACAGTGTCTCACTTTATCTGTTCACCAAGGCTTGGGTTCCTGAGAACAGAATATGGAAACCCCATGGAGCCATCCAGAATGATGGTTTACCCTTGAAGATGTCAAACAAAGTTCGTGCCATTTATGATTCTGCGAAAGGTCAAGGGAGAAAACTGCTACAAACATCGGATGACAGTGAAAGCGTTTTGGTGAGTGATATCGTGGTGGTTAGTAAAGATGGAAGCGGAAACTTTACCACCATAAACGATGCCATAGCTGCTGCACCAAATAACACAGCTGTTACGGATGGCTActtcattattattatcagtGAGGGTATATATCAAGAGTATGTATCTATAGCAAAAAACAAGAAGTTCTTGATGTTAATTGGAGATGGAATCAACCGGACAATTATAACTGGCGATCACAATGTTGTTGATGGCTTTACAACATTCAACTCAGCCACATTTG CTGTGGTAGGACAAGGATTCGTAGGTGTGAACATAACATTCCGCAACACTGCTGGGCCAAGCAAGCACCAAGCAGTTGCAGTAAGAAATGGAGCAGATATGTCCACCTTCTATAGCTGTAGTTTTGAAGGGTATCAAGACACTTTATACACTCATTCCCTGAGACAGTTTTACCGAGAATGTGACATATATGGCACAGTTGACTTCATATTTGGAAACGCAGCTGTTGTTTTGCAAAACTGCAACATGTATCCCCGCCTTCCGTTGAGTGGACAATTCAATGCCATCACTGCACAAGGTCGAACTGATCCAAATCAAAACACCGGCATTTCCATACAAAATGCCACTATAAAAGCAGCACAGGATTTGGCTCCAACGGTTGGTACTGTGGAAACATACCTTGGAAGGCCATGGAAGGAGTACTCAAGAACTGTTTATATACAGTCTTTCATGGATAGTTTGATAGCTCCTGCTGGTTGGCATGAATGGAATGGAAGTTTCGCACTCAGCACATTGTACTACGCAGAATATGATAACACGGGTCCTGGTTCAAACACTGCAAACCGAGTAAACTGGTCTGGGTTTCATGTTATCGATGCCAATGATGCGGTAAATTTTACTGTCTCTAGCTTCTTGGATGGGGATGATTGGGTGCCTCGAACCAGCATTCCGTACCAGACATCTCTGTAA
- the LOC106757463 gene encoding pectinesterase, whose amino-acid sequence MAFKNLSLLTLCVSLVLSSLSPISIASNNKRDVVPPETLCRSTLYPSYCKTLLANQNGTIFDYGRISVRKSLSQSRKFLNLVNSFLQDRSSLLSLPTTRALEDCQFLAEQNFEYLSNALDNVDKVSDDLPTTEGEDQQTMLSAALTNQETCLEGLQTTASDERVKSELLSSLSDDTKLHSVSLDLFIKGWVPEKKISTSWQPNGRHLGFRNGRLPLRMSNRVRAIYDSARGHGRKLLQDSSNSVLVNDIVVVSQDGSGNFTTINDAIAAAPNNSAASDGYFLIFVTGGVYQEYVSIAKNKKYLMMVGDGINQTIITGDHNVVDNFTTFNSATFAVVAQGFVAVNITFRNTAGPSKHQAVAVRNGADLSTFYSCSFEGYQDTLYTHSLRQFYRECDIYGTVDFIFGNAAVVFQTCNMYPRLPLSGQFNAITAQGRTDPNQNTGTSIQNATIKAAADLAPVVGSVNTYLGRPWKEYSRTVYMQSFMDSLINPAGWHEWSGDFALTTLYYAEYNNTGPGSSTQNRVTWSGYHVINVTDAVNFTVSNFLDGDSWLPATGVPYTSGLI is encoded by the exons ATGGCTTTTAAGAACTTGTCCCTTCTTACTCTCTGTGTTTCTCTTGTGTTATCCTCCTTGTCACCGATTTCCATAGCTTCTAATAATAAACGTGATGTTGTTCCACCAGAAACCTTGTGCAGATCTACCCTATATCCTTCCTACTGCAAAACCCTGCTTGCTAATCAAAACGGCACAATCTTTGACTATGGTCGAATTTCTGTCCGAAAGTCCTTGTCCCAGTCCCGCAAATTCTTAAACCTCGTAAACTCATTCCTCCAAGACAGATCCTCTTTGTTGTCTCTTCCCACAACTCGCGCCCTTGAAGACTGTCAGTTCCTCGCTGAACAAAACTTCGAATACTTATCAAACGCACTCGACAATGTTGATAAAGTCAGCGATGATCTTCCCACCACTGAAGGTGAAGACCAGCAAACCATGCTTAGTGCTGCTTTGACAAACCAAGAAACTTGTTTAGAAGGTTTACAGACCACAGCTTCCGATGAAAGAGTGAAGAGTGAACTTCTCTCATCACTCTCTGATGACACGAAGCTTCACAGTGTTTCCCTTGATTTGTTCATCAAGGGTTGGGTGCCTGAGAAGAAAATCTCAACATCATGGCAACCCAATGGAAGACACTTGGGTTTCCGCAACGGTCGTTTACCATTGAGGATGTCTAACCGTGTACGTGCCATCTATGATTCTGCTCGAGGTCACGGAAGAAAACTGCTTCAAGATAGCAGCAACAGTGTACTGGTCAATGATATTGTGGTTGTTAGTCAGGACGGAAGCGGGAACTTCACTACCATCAACGATGCTATAGCAGCTGCGCCAAATAACTCTGCTGCTAGTGATggttactttttaatttttgtcacTGGAGGTGTGTACCAAGAGTATGTATCCATagccaaaaacaaaaagtaCTTGATGATGGTTGGAGATGGGATCAATCAAACGATTATCACCGGTGATCACAACGTTGTCGATAACTTCACAACATTCAACTCAGCAACATTTG CTGTGGTAGCACAAGGGTTTGTAGCTGTTAACATAACATTCCGAAACACTGCTGGGCCAAGCAAGCACCAAGCGGTTGCAGTGAGAAACGGAGCTGATTTGTCAACTTTTTACAGCTGCAGCTTTGAGGGGTATCAAGACACCTTGTACACGCATTCCCTTAGACAGTTTTACCGGGAATGTGACATCTACGGTACCGTTGACTTCATATTTGGAAATGCTGCTGTTGTTTTCCAAACATGTAACATGTATCCACGCCTTCCCTTGAGTGGGCAATTCAATGCCATCACTGCCCAAGGCAGAACAGACCCAAATCAAAACACAGGCACTTCCATTCAGAACGCAACTATAAAAGCTGCTGCTGATTTGGCTCCTGTAGTTGGTAGCGTGAATACATATCTTGGGAGACCATGGAAAGAGTACTCAAGAACAGTTTATATGCAGTCTTTCATGGATAGTTTGATAAATCCTGCTGGGTGGCATGAATGGAGTGGAGATTTTGCCCTAACCACCTTATACTATGCAGAGTACAATAACACAGGACCTGGTTCAAGCACCCAAAACCGTGTAACGTGGTCTGGTTACCATGTTATCAATGTTACTGATGCGGTTAACTTTACTGTGTCTAACTTCTTGGACGGGGATAGTTGGCTTCCTGCAACTGGCGTTCCATATACGAGTGGATTGATATAA